The Myxococcota bacterium genome has a segment encoding these proteins:
- a CDS encoding TIGR03620 family F420-dependent LLM class oxidoreductase encodes MATEIGRLGVWTWLDGMSADEATNFARRVEAWGYGALWLPEAVGRDPFALIGFLAARTERLAFATGIANIYARDAMTTKAIWKTLASLAPGRFVLGLGVSHGHLVAGVRGHTYEKPVATMRAYLEAIEKALFMARPPDEDAPIVIAALRGRMLALAAEKTTGAHPYFVPPEHTAKARATLGPKAWLCPEQMVLRETDPSKARAVARAAMKIYVGLPNYQNNLRELGFGDADFQDGGSDRLVDAIVAWGDEKAIWERVQAHWDAGASHVCIQPLRADGEAGPDVALLEAFAPAKNG; translated from the coding sequence ATGGCGACGGAGATCGGACGGCTCGGCGTGTGGACGTGGCTCGACGGCATGAGCGCCGACGAGGCCACGAACTTCGCGCGGCGCGTCGAAGCGTGGGGCTACGGCGCGCTGTGGCTGCCCGAGGCGGTCGGTCGCGACCCGTTCGCGCTGATCGGCTTCCTCGCCGCGCGCACCGAGCGGCTCGCGTTCGCGACCGGCATCGCCAACATCTACGCGCGCGACGCGATGACGACGAAGGCGATCTGGAAGACGCTCGCGAGCCTCGCGCCCGGGCGCTTCGTGCTCGGGCTCGGCGTGTCGCACGGCCACCTCGTCGCGGGCGTGCGCGGACACACCTACGAGAAGCCGGTCGCGACGATGCGCGCCTATCTCGAGGCGATCGAGAAGGCGCTGTTCATGGCACGGCCGCCCGACGAGGACGCGCCGATCGTGATCGCGGCGCTGCGCGGCCGCATGCTCGCCCTCGCCGCGGAGAAGACGACGGGCGCCCATCCCTACTTCGTGCCGCCCGAGCACACCGCGAAGGCGCGCGCGACGCTCGGCCCGAAGGCGTGGCTCTGTCCCGAGCAGATGGTGCTGCGCGAGACCGACCCGTCGAAGGCGCGCGCCGTCGCACGCGCGGCGATGAAGATCTACGTCGGGCTCCCGAACTACCAGAACAACCTGCGCGAGCTCGGCTTCGGCGATGCCGACTTCCAGGACGGCGGCAGCGACCGGCTCGTCGACGCGATCGTCGCGTGGGGCGACGAGAAGGCGATCTGGGAGCGCGTGCAGGCGCACTGGGACGCGGGCGCGAGCCACGTGTGCATCCAGCCGCTGCGCGCGGACGGCGAGGCCGGGCCCGACGTCGCACTCCTCGAGGCGTTCGCGCCCGCGAAGAACGGCTAG
- a CDS encoding cytochrome c3 family protein gives MNGGGAGPGGRGLRALLAAGAVGALVSVGGWFGSERLEQDDRFCNACHLDGWVSGTPLHTRQRDGFAERPPRTLAGSHATVAVDGRAGDAAAFRCMDCHGGVGFAGKLRVKALAAKDAFFWVVGAFDEPDHMRWPLLDDDCRQCHASFAAKAGDFEDPAFHDLGVHNADLGVDCVECHLGHDASGDPEQWFVAAAHVRAQCARCHERMAGEM, from the coding sequence ATGAACGGCGGAGGTGCCGGCCCGGGTGGTCGCGGCCTGCGCGCGCTCCTCGCGGCGGGGGCGGTGGGAGCGCTCGTGAGCGTCGGCGGCTGGTTCGGAAGCGAGCGGCTCGAGCAGGACGACCGCTTCTGCAACGCCTGCCACCTCGACGGCTGGGTCTCGGGCACGCCGCTCCACACGCGCCAGCGCGACGGCTTCGCGGAGCGTCCGCCGCGCACGCTCGCCGGCTCGCACGCGACCGTCGCGGTCGACGGGCGCGCGGGCGACGCGGCCGCGTTCCGCTGCATGGACTGCCACGGCGGCGTCGGCTTCGCCGGCAAGCTGCGCGTGAAGGCGCTCGCCGCGAAGGACGCGTTCTTCTGGGTGGTCGGCGCGTTCGACGAGCCCGATCACATGCGCTGGCCGCTCCTCGACGACGACTGCCGCCAGTGCCACGCATCGTTCGCCGCGAAGGCCGGCGACTTCGAGGACCCGGCGTTCCACGACCTCGGCGTGCACAACGCCGATCTCGGCGTCGACTGCGTCGAGTGCCACCTCGGGCACGACGCGAGCGGCGACCCGGAGCAGTGGTTCGTCGCGGCCGCGCACGTGCGCGCGCAGTGCGCGCGCTGTCACGAGCGCATGGCCGGGGAGATGTGA